The genomic window GAGACCGGCCGGGCCGTCAGCGAACCCGAGGTCAGTGGCCGCGGCTTCTCCGACGACCCGCAGGCGCTGGCCGAGGCGGCGCGTCTCGTCGACAAGGTTCTCGGCGACCTCGCCTCGGAGGGCATCAACGACACCCACCGCATCGCGCAGGCCGTGCGCCGCATCGTGGGCCGCTGGGTAGCGGAGAAGTACCGCCGCCGCCCGATGATCGTGCCCACCGTCATCGGGGTGCCGTAACCGGCCCCGATCCGAGCTGCCGACGAGGGCGGTTGCTGCGACATCGGCCGAGAGGCCCGCGCAGCAACCGCCCTCGTCGCTGTTTCCGGGTTACCGTGGGGCGTGCCCTACGCCCGTGACGAACGCCACGCCCTGGTCGAGACGATGCGCACCGTCGGACCCGACGCACCGACCCTGTGCGGCGACTGGACGGTCCGCGACCTCGCCGCCCACCTCGTCCTGCGGGAGCGTCGACTCGACGCCACCCCCGGCATCATGATCCCGGCACTGGCCGGGCACACCGCCCGCGTACAACAGTCCCTCGCCGCGCGGGCGTGGGACGACCTGCTCGGCGACGTCGACTCCGGCCCGCCGATCTGGTCGCCGTTCCGACTGCTCGACGAGCAGGCCAACCTCACCGAGATGTTCGTCCACCACGAGGACGTGCGACGCGCCGGCGACGACTGGTCGGTGCGGGACCTCCCACCCGGCATGCAGGACAAACTGTGGCGGCTCGCGTCCGGAATCGGGCGGCGCAGCTACCGCAAGGCGCCGGTGACCGTGATTCTCGAACGGCCGGACGGGAAGAAGGCGACCGTCCACTCGGCGGGCGCACGTGCAGTGATCCTGCGCGGGGAAGCGGCCG from Prescottella sp. R16 includes these protein-coding regions:
- a CDS encoding TIGR03085 family metal-binding protein; this encodes MPYARDERHALVETMRTVGPDAPTLCGDWTVRDLAAHLVLRERRLDATPGIMIPALAGHTARVQQSLAARAWDDLLGDVDSGPPIWSPFRLLDEQANLTEMFVHHEDVRRAGDDWSVRDLPPGMQDKLWRLASGIGRRSYRKAPVTVILERPDGKKATVHSAGARAVILRGEAAELLLHAFGRDRVRVEFDGAADDVTSVRALDRGI